One genomic region from Agelaius phoeniceus isolate bAgePho1 chromosome 23, bAgePho1.hap1, whole genome shotgun sequence encodes:
- the TEX12 gene encoding testis-expressed protein 12: MASNSQKADKNRNKSKKMENEASENPPFSDKTDLAPSEDSQSLFKTEPLEKVVNEISKEINNLLSKYADTISAGIALDSSYVQELDEILKEARAIEKHLKQKREKLKQRFSVIANSLQS, translated from the exons ATGGCGAGCAACTCGCaaaaagcagataaaaatagaaataaaagcaaaaagatGGAG AATGAAGCTTCAGAAAATCCTCCATTTTCCGACAAAACAGATTTGGCTCCTTCTGAGGACTCGCAGTCCCTTTTCAAGACTGAACCACTGGAAAAGGTTGTAAATG AGATCAgcaaagaaattaataatttgCTATCAAAATATGCTGACACTATAAG TGCAGGAATAGCATTGGATTCTTCTTATGTCCAGGAACTCGATGAGATCCTAAAAGAAGCCAGGGCCATTGAAAAGCACTTAAAGCAGAAAAGGGAGAAGCTGAAACAGAGGTTCTCTGTCATTGCCAATAGTCTGCAAAGCTAA